A stretch of DNA from Aspergillus flavus chromosome 3, complete sequence:
CCGCGAGTGATTAGTTGGAATCTTGTATTGTACAGGCTAGAATATCTACTCACAGGTTTGCCACGGAGACATTGTTTGCAAACCGTTTAAAAGCGAGCCATCATATCCATTGATAGTCGAGCCTATGGACAAAAGGTCAGTTCATACTTTTCATGCTTAGCCAGTGACCACTTaccaagaaacaaaagaggCATCATTGCATAGAGCTTTCTCAGACCATGGAGTTTCCACCAGGTGACCCTTGGTATTTCATAGGCAGGGGGGGCATGTGAAGATGCTATCTCCGCATGTTCAATCGAGACATCGGCCTCCTGGTCAAGGTTTTTGACAGAACCCATAGTAGCACGATACGAAGACCAACGTCAATGTCGTAGGAAGCGTATATTGATAAGTCTGCCAGTACAGCGAAAGGCCATGGAAGGCAGGAGTATGCTTCTTTATACATTTTACCAATGGCACCTTGAGACGTCTAAACGAGATCTGGGGTTACAAGCATTCTAGTGGCTTTGACGATTCCATTCCGGACCTTGATTCCCTTTGATACATCCATGACACCATCCGGGCAATCGCCGCATAGAGACATTTTTGCGGAGAAGCGCCGGCTTATCAGCCAACAAGATTCATTCATTGCCGTCCGCACTAAATCAGAGTTGCTTTAGGATACACGGTTGAAGCTTGCGTGTCCATTCAGAGGCCGCGCACTAGGCTCGGCTTGGATCCACCTTAGCGGACCAAAAGACCATGCATTGCATCCCCGCATCAAGTCATCTGGAAATCGGCTTTCCCGCGATATGGCCAGCGATACCTTCAGTTTCCATTCCGTTATGCTTCAGGCGGGTTGCGACCAGGCTATAGCCCGGGATATAGACCAATCAACGGCTCTCAATCCCGAACTTCTTACCAGGCATTCCTCCGGCGGGATGGCGAGTACCATCTCCAGCCCTTATAAAGGGCATCGAGGTCAGCTCCATTGGCTTCATAATTACCACCATCTTCTTATTCACCTCCCTGCAACAGCTCAACTATTGCATCATGTCATTGCCGAACACTACATACCCTCATCTGCGTCCAACAGACAACGGGAAGCAGCTCATAGTCAATGGCAgacctttcctttctctcgcTGGAGAACTCCAAAACTCCTCCATGACCTCGGCAAAGTATATGGATACAGTCTGGCAGAAGCTCGCCGACACTCATATCAATACCGTCCTCGGTTGTGTCACCTGGGAAATGATCGAGCCGACGGAAGGGCAGTTTACTTTTACCGAGCTCGACAGGGTTATCTTGGGTGCGAGAAAGCATGGGTTACGGCTCGTGCTACTGTGGTTTGGTTCATTCAAAAACGGTACGCCTCAGTCCTTCAGCCCTTCTAGTACTCTTTTGTTTATAATCTAGTACTCATCGAGAGTGTGGAACGTAGGTATATCGACATACGTACCAGCCTGGGTTAAGACCAATCCTAAGCGGTTTCCTCGCGCCAAATTGAGGAAGGCTGGTGGTGTTCTTCAGACTGCCGATGTGCTATCAATCTTTCACGATGAAGCGCCGAAAAGTGATGCAAATGCATTTTCCCATCTCATGCGTCATTTACGGGAGTTTGATGGCAGCCACTCTACTGTCATCATGGTGCAAGTCGAGAACGAGACAGGCTTGCTCGGTGATTCGCGAGATGGGTCATCGACCGCCGAAGAACGTTTCTCTCAGCCTGTGCCGGAAGACCTGCTCACCTTTCTCGCCCGTGATTGGGACAGCCTTCACCCCGACCTCAGAAGCAATTTGGCCCACTTCAAGGCTCAGTCCCAACCACACGGGTCATGGGTAGACGCATTTGGTCGAGGGCCACACACGGACGAACTCTTCATGGCTTACCACTACGCACACTACCTGAATCAGGTCGCTACggcgggaaagaaagaataccCCATCCCCCTCTACACTAATGTGTGGCAGAACTATGTGGGAGAGGACGGGGATAATGATTTCCCTATTGTTGCAGGGGGCGGTGGTTTGCCTGGTGACTATCCATCCGGCGGCGGTACCATTAATGTTCTTGACATTTGGCAGCAGTTCGCCCCGGCACTGGACTTCATCGCTCCCGATGTTTATCTAAACGATTATGCTCAGTCTTGTCGCAAGTACCGTCATCGTAACCAACCACTGTTCATTCCGGAGCAACGACGTGATGAGTACGGGGTACGACGGATCTGGACTGCCTACGGATCATACCAAGCAATCGGGGTGTCACCTTTTGGCATCGATACGCTTGAGCCATCCACCAATCCATTCACTAAACACTATGCATTGCTGGACTCCGTCTCGCAAATTGTGCTTGACGCACAGCGTCGACCGGGCTCGTCG
This window harbors:
- a CDS encoding beta-galactosidase, which gives rise to MSLPNTTYPHLRPTDNGKQLIVNGRPFLSLAGELQNSSMTSAKYMDTVWQKLADTHINTVLGCVTWEMIEPTEGQFTFTELDRVILGARKHGLRLVLLWFGSFKNGISTYVPAWVKTNPKRFPRAKLRKAGGVLQTADVLSIFHDEAPKSDANAFSHLMRHLREFDGSHSTVIMVQVENETGLLGDSRDGSSTAEERFSQPVPEDLLTFLARDWDSLHPDLRSNLAHFKAQSQPHGSWVDAFGRGPHTDELFMAYHYAHYLNQVATAGKKEYPIPLYTNVWQNYVGEDGDNDFPIVAGGGGLPGDYPSGGGTINVLDIWQQFAPALDFIAPDVYLNDYAQSCRKYRHRNQPLFIPEQRRDEYGVRRIWTAYGSYQAIGVSPFGIDTLEPSTNPFTKHYALLDSVSQIVLDAQRRPGSSVGFFFDELAENGSDPSKPVVRHYAGLEITIERCFVFGKPGPGSGMVIHLGGVKFLLIGWGFQVRATSLSPTATFTGILRFEEKFVVNRDTGELKTLRVLNGDETRSGIFAMMPNEDPDYGGFPICVTIPARTMIAEVEFYSIDDETAM